Proteins encoded by one window of Torulaspora delbrueckii CBS 1146 chromosome 2, complete genome:
- the RRN10 gene encoding Rrn10p (similar to Saccharomyces cerevisiae RRN10 (YBL025W); ancestral locus Anc_8.172) — translation MDRTVYEACSDLIVEFGTHVVSADEVLAEKVDHLVPVPFKTREDLEADSAKDRADGLFEGEIVPRIDLRVLHYFATQLIVQRYPHLVRCFDETSMITLGLLVEKWVRDFLVEYESGRVKEGPSQCVSKAVNYRVSPSNI, via the coding sequence ATGGATAGAACTGTTTATGAAGCCTGCAGTGATCTTATAGTAGAGTTTGGTACGCATGTGGTGAGTGCAGATGAAGTATTGGCCGAGAAAGTGGATCATTTGGTTCCTGTGCCGTTCAAGACTAGGGAAGACTTAGAGGCTGATTCTGCAAAGGATCGTGCTGATGGGCTATTCGAAGGGGAGATTGTACCGAGAATCGACCTGCGTGTTTTACATTATTTCGCTACGCAATTGATTGTACAGCGGTATCCGCACTTGGTGAGGTGTTTTGATGAGACAAGTATGATTACACTGGGGCTACTAGTCGAAAAATGGGTTAGAGACTTTTTAGTGGAGTATGAGAGTGGACGGGTGAAAGAGGGACCCTCTCAGTGTGTCTCAAAAGCTGTTAATTATAGAGTTTCGCCATCAAACatttag
- the LSM2 gene encoding Sm-like protein LSM2 (similar to Saccharomyces cerevisiae LSM2 (YBL026W); ancestral locus Anc_8.174): protein MLFFSFFKTLVDQEVTLKNDIELKGTLKSVDQFLNLKLDNISCSNESKYPHLTSVRNIFIRGSTVRYVYLNKNMVDTNLLQDAARREAMTEKK from the exons ATGCtattcttttcattcttcaagaccCTAGTGGATCAAGAAGTCACG ttgaaaaatgacaTTGAACTGAAAGGAACATTAAAATCAGTGGACCAATTTCTGAATCTGAAACTCGACAACATTTCATGCTCTAACGAAAGTAAATATCCACACCTAACCTCTGTTAGAAACATCTTTATAAGGGGGTCGACGGTAAGGTACGTTTATCTGAACAAGAACATGGTTGACACTAATCTGCTACAGGATGCAGCTAGAAGGGAGGCTATGACCGAGaaaaaataa
- the GDI1 gene encoding Gdi1p (similar to Saccharomyces cerevisiae GDI1 (YER136W); ancestral locus Anc_8.175) — MDTKVERETTDTEYDVIVLGTGITECILSGLLSVDGKKVLHIDKQDHYGGESASVTLSQLYEKFKQNPISKEDREAKFGRDRDWSVDLIPKFLMANGELTNILIHTDVTRYVDFKQVSGSYVFKQGKIYKVPANEMEAISSPLMGIFEKRRMKKFLEWISSYKEDESSTHQGLDLDKNTMDEVYYKFGLGNSTKEFIGHSMALWTNDDYLNEPARPSFERIVLYCQSVARYGKSPYLYPLYGLGELPQGFARLSAIYGGTYMLDNPIEKVLYTEQGKFKGVETKLGTFNAPLVIADPTYFPEKCKSTGQRVIRAICILNHPVPGTSNADSLQIIIPQSQVSRKNDIYIAVMSDAHHVCSKNHYLAIISTIIETDKPHIELEPAFKLLGPIEEKFMGIAELFEPKEDGSKDNIYLSKSYDSSSHFETMTDDVKDIYFRVTGHPLVLKSRKDSQND; from the coding sequence ATGGATACCAAGGTGGAGAGAGAGACCACTGATACCGAATATGATGTTATTGTGCTGGGAACAGGGATCACGGAATGTATCCTTTCAGGACTTTTATCTGTAGATGGGAAGAAAGTGCTGCATATTGATAAGCAAGACCACTATGGTGGTGAGAGTGCTTCGGTGACTTTGTCGCAGCTTTatgaaaagttcaaacaGAACCCTATTTCTAAAGAGGATAGAGAAGCTAAGTTTGGGAGAGATAGGGATTGGAGTGTCGATCTGATCCCTAAGTTCTTGATGGCGAATGGTGAACTAACTAACATTTTGATACATACTGATGTGACAAGGTACGTTGACTTCAAACAGGTATCTGGTTCGTACGTTTTCAAACAGGGCAAGATCTACAAAGTTCCAGCTAACGAAATGGAGGCCATTTCATCGCCATTGATGggtatctttgaaaagagaagaatgaagaagtttttaGAATGGATAAGCTCATACAAGGAGGATGAATCAAGTACCCATCAAGGTCTTGACTTGGATAAAAACACTATGGATGAGGTGTATTACAAGTTTGGCTTGGGTAACTCGACTAAAGAATTTATCGGACATTCTATGGCTCTTTGGACCAACGACGATTATTTGAATGAACCAGCAAGACCATCTTTCGAGAGAATTGTGTTGTACTGTCAAAGTGTCGCTCGTTATGGTAAATCTCCATACCTATACCCACTCTATGGGTTAGGTGAATTACCACAAGGTTTTGCTCGTTTGTCGGCAATCTATGGTGGTACGTACATGTTAGACAACCCTATCGAGAAAGTTTTGTACACTGAGCAAGGTAAATTCAAAGGTGTTGAAACCAAATTAGGTACCTTCAATGCTCCATTAGTCATTGCAGACCCAACCTATTTCCCCGAGAAATGTAAGTCCACGGGCCAAAGAGTCATAAGAGCAATTTGTATCCTAAATCATCCAGTTCCAGGTACAAGCAATGCAGACTCTTTACAAATCATTATCCCACAAAGTCAAGTCTCGAGGAAGAACGACATCTACATTGCTGTGATGTCCGATGCTCACCATGTTTGCTCTAAAAATCATTATTTGGCCATTATCTCAACCATCATCGAAACAGACAAGCCTCACATCGAACTAGAACCTGCATTTAAACTATTGGGACCAATTGAGGAGAAGTTTATGGGAATCGCCGAACTATTTGAACCAAAGGAAGATGGTTCTAAAGATAACATCTACTTATCCAAGTCTTatgattcttcatctcatTTCGAAACCATGACTGACGATGTCAAGGATATCTATTTCCGAGTCACTGGTCATCCGCTAGTATTGAAATCAAGAAAGGATTCCCAAAACGATTAG
- the TDEL0B04370 gene encoding uncharacterized protein (similar to Saccharomyces cerevisiae YER137C; ancestral locus Anc_8.173): MSRNCADDIKKISQAMDVLAKLVLEKRQEDGSLQLEYKKKLDELDKCIRMIVGITGNEYSIDRNHIDRMLGNGVEILERQDSRTQELRKFALIPIVESSTKPKKKKKNRIPCSFCHEVGHTRAKCEAKLMYTPKDS, translated from the coding sequence ATGAGTCGTAATTGTGCTGATGATATAAAGAAGATTTCCCAGGCTATGGATGTATTGGCCAAActtgttcttgagaaaCGACAGGAAGATGGTTCTTTACAACTGGAGTATAAGAAGAAGCTCGATGAGCTAGATAAATGTATTCGAATGATAGTGGGTATAACGGGCAATGAATATTCTATCGATAGGAATCATATCGATCGCATGCTTGGAAATGGTGTGGAAATACTAGAGAGACAAGATTCACGAACACAGGAACTTCGGAAATTCGCACTGATACCTATTGTAGAGAGTTCAACTAAACctaaaaagaagaagaaaaatagGATACCTTGTTCATTTTGTCATGAGGTAGGTCACACTAGAGCAAAGTGTGAAGCAAAATTGATGTATACGCCTAAGGATTCTTAA
- the TDEL0B04340 gene encoding uncharacterized protein (similar to Saccharomyces cerevisiae YDR061W; ancestral locus Anc_8.176): protein MADKQLKLKRALVSMAGRRFGSMLSDGVVVRISNALFKSSLVKGAKTVYAKPISKFEIRKGEKWAVWGKEKGTFLNVLGNRYLCEPPLSLQYGRTRESAPHVEQVSFKGVMPTAHLSARYEHFKDEFDQTCKKFILDNAIGSNAVSYDVETTGRKVNMKLYDKLIKELKLTELQDRWAMGLSNGQMRRARLAYSLLKEPDILLIDDPFLGLDPTATSIISKFLKNYQDEQNCSIIVGLRVQDEIPQWCTHICYPDENEGILFQGPIDKFQEQIANIREKRALELQMQKGSTVYSVEDLLSSHPMYKKPHHEIVRMPHTLELKGLEVQYKGSPVLQDLHWQVAPGSKWHIRGDNGTGKSTLLSLITAEHPQSWNSKVVENGEPRRTGRTNYFDINQRIGMSSPELHAILLKNAGDRLNAKEAIATGFHDASSNNFIPTWKHLDHTKQLLIEMFLNYFHLENMEKTPIGQLSVSDQKLILFIRSLIKMPEVLILDEAFSGMDWEPMMRCHELLNRWPGTVFVVSHVGEETPICDHYLRLIAPGDYEIGDVNHDDL, encoded by the coding sequence ATGGCCGATAAGCAGTTAAAGTTGAAAAGGGCATTGGTGAGCATGGCCGGTCGTCGATTTGGGTCAATGCTCTCTGACGGGGTTGTTGTGCGCATATCAAATGCGTTGTTCAAGTCCTCGCTGGTGAAAGGTGCAAAGACTGTCTATGCCAAGCCGATTTCAAAGTTCGAGATCAGGAAAGGTGAAAAATGGGCAGTCTGGGGTAAGGAGAAGGGTacatttttgaatgtcTTGGGGAATAGATATTTGTGTGAACCTCCACTATCGTTACAGTATGGCCGTACTCGAGAATCTGCACCACACGTCGAGCAggtttctttcaaaggtgtGATGCCAACGGCCCATTTAAGTGCACGATATGAACACTTTAAAGATGAGTTTGATCAAACATGCAAAAAATTTATACTGGATAATGCCATTGGTTCGAATGCAGTGTCCTATGATGTGGAGACTACAGGTCGGAAAGTGAATATGAAACTGTATGATAAACTCattaaagaattgaaattgactGAGCTACAGGACAGATGGGCCATGGGATTAAGTAATGGTCAGATGAGAAGAGCCAGGCTCGCCTATAGTTTACTAAAGGAACCGGATATTTTGCTGATAGATGATCCTTTCCTCGGTCTGGATCCTACTGCCACTTCCATCATCTctaaattcttgaaaaactaCCAGGATGAGCAAAACTGCTCAATAATTGTTGGCCTAAGGGTCCAGGATGAGATTCCACAGTGGTGCACGCACATTTGCTATCCAGATGAGAATGAAGGTATCCTGTTCCAGGGTCCAATAGATAAGTTTCAGGAACAAATTGCAAACATAAGAGAGAAACGTGCATTAGAGCTACAGATGCAAAAAGGTTCAACAGTTTACTCAGTGGAAGACCTATTATCGTCACATCCAATGTACAAGAAACCACATCATGAAATTGTCAGGATGCCTCATACTCTCGAATTGAAAGGCTTGGAAGTTCAATACAAGGGTTCACCGGTGCTACAAGATCTCCACTGGCAAGTTGCGCCAGGTTCTAAATGGCATATTAGAGGTGATAATGGAACAGGGAAATCTACTTTGCTGTCATTGATCACCGCAGAACATCCGCAATCCTGGAATTCCAAAGTCGTTGAGAATGGTGAACCAAGGAGAACTGGTAGAACAAACTACTTCGATATCAACCAACGAATTGGGATGTCGTCTCCAGAATTACATGCTATACTCTTAAAGAATGCCGGAGACAGATTAAACGCGAAGGAAGCTATTGCGACAGGGTTCCATGATGCCTCTTCCAATAACTTTATACCGACTTGGAAGCATCTGGATCATACAAAGCAGTTACTGATTGAAATGTTCTTGAACTACTTCCATTTGGAGAACATGGAAAAAACGCCAATCGGTCAGTTAAGCGTCAGTGACCAGAAGCTTATACTATTCATCAGAAGTCTAATTAAGATGCCAGAAGTACTTATCCTCGACGAAGCCTTCTCTGGCATGGATTGGGAGCCAATGATGCGCTGTCACGAGCTATTGAATCGTTGGCCGGGCACTGTTTTCGTGGTATCGCACGTAGGGGAAGAAACACCTATCTGCGACCACTACTTGAGACTCATTGCACCGGGAGACTACGAGATCGGCGATGTAAACCACGATGATCTTTAA
- the LCB2 gene encoding serine C-palmitoyltransferase LCB2 (similar to Saccharomyces cerevisiae LCB2 (YDR062W); ancestral locus Anc_8.177): MSTPANDGRVPLIEPEDLPVEVKRENEYGSLGSRDYLYQVKSLKDEPIQRPIIDTPPYYISLITYLNYLILMILGHVHDFLGMTFQKDRHLDVLERDGFAPWYSKFESFFARRMKKRIDDCFSRPTAGVPGRFIHCIDRISHNLNEYFTYPGSTSMCLNLSSYNYLGFAQSEGQCTDAALASVDNYGVQSGGPRTQIGSTDLHVEAEKLVASFVGKDDAMIFSMGYGTNANFFNAFLDSSCLVVSDELNHTSIRTGVRLSGTAVRTFKHNDMAGLEKLLREQIVLGQPKTRRPWKKILICVEGLYSMEGTVCNLPGIVALKKKYKCYLFVDEAHSIGAVGPNGRGVCDLFGVDPADVDILMGTLTKSFGAAGGYIAAQQWIMDRLRLDLTTANYSESIAAPVLAQIISSLKTITGELKPGEGKERLQRIAFNSRYLRLGLQRLGFIVYGSPDSPVIPMLLYCPSKMPAFSRMMLQRKIAVVVVAYPATPLIESRVRFCVSAALTKDDLDYLLRHVSEVGDKLYLKLSSGRASPPEDGNPPRWDIEDVIARTAEDCKDNKYFVI, encoded by the coding sequence ATGAGTACACCTGCTAATGACGGACGTGTTCCATTGATCGAGCCAGAGGATTTACCTGTAGAAGTGAAAAGAGAAAACGAATATGGTTCATTAGGTTCACGAGATTATCTATACCAGGTGAAATCGTTGAAAGATGAGCCAATTCAACGACCAATCATTGATACTCCGCCATATTACATTTCATTGATTACCTATTTAAACTAtctgattttgatgatcctGGGACATGTTCATGATTTTCTTGGGATGacttttcaaaaagataGGCATTTGGACGTTTTGGAGAGAGATGGGTTTGCACCATGGTATTCCAAATTTGAGAGTTTTTTTGCCaggagaatgaagaaaagaattgACGATTGCTTCTCACGTCCAACTGCTGGAGTTCCAGGAAGATTTATTCATTGCATTGACCGTATATCCCATAATTTGAACGAATACTTTACCTACCCAGGTTCTACCTCCATGTGTCTAAATCTATCCTCCTATAACTATCTTGGATTTGCTCAAAGTGAGGGTCAATGCACAGACGCCGCATTGGCCAGTGTTGATAATTACGGCGTACAATCTGGTGGACCTAGAACACAGATAGGATCAACTGATCTTCACGTTGAGGCTGAGAAACTGGTTGCATCTTTTGTTGGAAAGGACGATGCGATGATCTTCTCGATGGGTTACGGTACTAAtgccaatttcttcaatgcttTTCTGGATTCAAGTTGTCTGGTGGTCTCGGACGAGTTAAACCATACTTCAATTAGAACAGGTGTTAGATTATCAGGAACTGCAGTGAGAACTTTCAAGCACAATGATATGGCTGGTTTGGAGAAGCTTCTAAGAGAACAAATCGTTCTTGGTCAACCAAAGACACGTCGTCCATGGAAAAAGATCCTGATTTGTGTGGAAGGGTTATATTCAATGGAAGGTACTGTATGTAATCTACCTGGAATCGTGgccttgaagaaaaagtaCAAGTGCTATTTATTTGTTGACGAAGCTCATTCCATAGGAGCAGTGGGACCAAATGGACGTGGTGTTTGTGATCTATTTGGCGTAGATCCAGCAGACGTGGATATCTTAATGGGAACTCTAACGAAATCGTTTGGTGCAGCTGGTGGGTATATCGCTGCGCAACAATGGATAATGGATAGACTGAGATTGGACCTTACAACAGCCAACTATAGTGAATCAATTGCGGCACCTGTCCTAGCTCAAATCATCTCTTCCCTAAAGACTATTACTGGTGAACTTAAGCCAGGCGAAGGTAAGGAGAGGTTACAACGTATTGCGTTCAACTCTCGTTACTTGCGTCTAGGTTTGCAAAGACTCGGATTCATCGTTTATGGTTCTCCTGATTCACCTGTCATCCCCATGCTTCTATATTGTCCATCTAAGATGCCCGcattttcaagaatgatgttacaaagaaagattgCCGTTGTCGTGGTTGCATATCCTGCAACACCACTGATTGAATCCAGAGTCAGATTTTGTGTTTCTGCAGCATTGACAAAAGATGATCTGGACTACTTGTTACGCCATGTTAGCGAGGTTGGCGACAAGCTGTACTTAAAACTAAGTTCAGGAAGGGCAAGCCCTCCAGAGGATGGTAATCCACCAAGATGGGATATTGAGGATGTAATCGCACGCACGGCGGAAGACTGCAAAGATAATAAGTACTTTGTCATATGA
- the MCM2 gene encoding MCM DNA helicase complex subunit MCM2 (similar to Saccharomyces cerevisiae MCM2 (YBL023C); ancestral locus Anc_8.170) produces MSENRRRRREQNDDSDSDNDLPPSSPQHGSARLLDPVSSPFGAPMEDEMDNPEGADDEIQDDPDLEELEEQMNEVDLMGEDMYADYGDDPNKDRYDLRDIDDEAQKELSLSERRRIDAQLNQRDKVLRNTAYMDDDDDEGAGGNQLDDMGLPVQRRRRRRQYENAAHSDDDLLSDIDIDPLTEELTLESLANVKASSYAEWITQPNVSRTIAREIKSFLLEYTDDTGRSVYGARIRVLGEMNSESLEVNYRHLAESKAILALFLAKCPSEMLKIFDLVAMEATELHYPDYARIHSEIHVRISDFPTIHSLRELREFNLNSLVRVTGVVTRRTGVFPQLKYVKFNCLKCGSVLGPFFQDSNDEIKISFCTNCKSKGPFTVNGEKTVYRNYQRITLQEAPGTVPAGRLPRHREVILLADLVDISKPGEEVEVTGIYKNNYDGNLNARNGFPVFATIIEANSIKRREGNMVNGEEEGLDVFGWTEEEEREFRKMSRDRGIIDKVISSMAPSIYGHRDIKTAVACSLFSGVPKNVNGKHAIRGDINVLLLGDPGTAKSQILKYIEKTAHRAVFATGQGASAVGLTASVRKDPITKEWTLEGGALVLADKGVCLIDEFDKMNDQDRTSIHEAMEQQSISISKAGIVTTLQARCSIIAAANPNGGRYNSTLPLAQNISLTEPILSRFDILCVVRDLVDEEADERLATFVVDSHVRSHPENDPEDEDHSNHNEAEDEEMDEEAARITARQRRLERQRKKEEEVSPIPQEMLIKYIHYARTKVHPKLHQMDMNKVSRVYADLRRESISTGSFPITVRHLESILRIAESFAKMRLSEFVSSWDLDRAIKVVVDSFVDAQKISVRRQLQRSFAIYTLGHRQNS; encoded by the coding sequence ATGTCAGAAAACAGGAGACGTAGACGTGAGCAAAACGATGATTCCGATTCTGACAACGATTTACCACCATCGTCTCCACAACATGGCTCCGCTAGACTGCTAGATCCGGTATCATCGCCTTTTGGAGCACCCATGGAAGACGAAATGGATAATCCTGAAGGAGCGGATGACGAGATTCAGGATGATCCAGATCTcgaagagcttgaagaacAGATGAATGAGGTTGATTTGATGGGCGAAGATATGTACGCAGATTACGGTGATGATCCAAATAAAGACAGATATGATCTCAGAGATATCGATGATGAGGCGCAGAAAGAGCTTTCGTTGTCTGAGAGGCGTAGAATTGATGCTCAACTTAACCAAAGAGACAAAGTATTAAGAAATACAGCTTAtatggatgatgatgatgatgagggCGCTGGAGGCAATCAATTGGATGATATGGGGTTACCGGTCCAGAGACGTCGCAGAAGAAGACAGTATGAAAATGCAGCACATAGCGATGATGACTTATTGAGTGATATTGATATCGATCCGCTCACCGAAGAACTTACGTTAGAATCATTGGCCAACGTTAAAGCAAGCAGCTATGCTGAGTGGATTACTCAACCAAATGTCTCGAGAACTATTGCTAGGGAAATCAAATCATTTCTGCTAGAGTATACAGATGATACGGGTCGATCTGTATACGGTGCGCGTATCAGGGTTTTGGGTGAAATGAACTCTGAATCTCTGGAAGTCAACTACCGACATCTAGCAGAATCTAAAGCTATCTTGGCGCTTTTTTTGGCGAAATGTCCAAGTGAGATGctcaaaatttttgatctAGTCGCAATGGAAGCCACGGAGCTGCACTACCCCGATTATGCCCGTATCCACTCGGAAATTCATGTGAGAATATCAGATTTTCCAACTATCCACAGTCTAAGAGAACTACGTGAGTTTAATTTGAACTCGTTGGTGCGAGTCACTGGTGTTGtcacaagaagaacaggtGTCTTCCCACAACTCAAATACGTTAAattcaattgtttgaaatGTGGATCTGTGCTTGGTCCTTTCTTTCAGGATTCCAACGACGAGATTAAGATCTCGTTTTGCACAAATTGTAAGTCGAAGGGCCCATTCACTGTGAATGGTGAGAAAACCGTCTACCGTAACTACCAGAGGATAACTCTACAGGAGGCTCCAGGCACGGTTCCTGCAGGACGTCTGCCAAGGCACAGGGAAGTCATACTTCTTGCAGATTTGGTTGATATCTCGAAGCCTGGTGAAGAGGTAGAAGTAACTGGTATATATAAGAACAACTATGATGGGAACCTTAATGCGAGAAATGGTTTCCCTGTGTTTGCCACTATTATTGAAGCAAACTCGATCAAGAGAAGGGAAGGAAATATGGTAAATGGGGAGGAAGAGGGACTTGACGTTTTCGGTTGgactgaagaagaagagcgTGAGTTTCGGAAAATGTCAAGAGACCGTGGTATTATCGATAAAGTTATTTCATCCATGGCACCATCTATCTATGGACATAGAGATATCAAGACTGCTGTTGCATGTTCTTTGTTTAGTGGTGTGCCCAAGAACGTGAATGGTAAGCACGCTATTCGTGGTGATATTAATGTTCTATTGCTAGGTGATCCGGGAACTGCTAAATCGCAAATCCTGAAATACATCGAAAAGACGGCGCACAGGGCTGTTTTCGCTACAGGTCAAGGTGCTTCTGCAGTTGGTTTGACTGCGTCAGTAAGGAAAGATCCGATCACAAAAGAATGGACACTAGAAGGTGGTGCGTTGGTCCTAGCAGATAAAGGTGTTTGTCTAATTGATGAGTTCGATAAGATGAATGACCAGGACCGTACATCTATCCACGAAGCTATGGAACAACAAAGTATATCTATTTCGAAAGCTGGTATAGTGACCACTCTTCAGGCGCGTTGTTCGATCATCGCAGCAGCAAATCCAAATGGTGGTCGATACAATTCAACTTTGCCATTAGCCCAAAATATCAGTCTGACAGAGCCCATCCTTTCGAGATTCGATATTCTATGTGTGGTCAGGGATTTGGTTGACGAAGAAGCAGATGAAAGGCTAGCAACTTTCGTCGTGGACTCGCACGTCAGATCACATCCTGAAAACGATCCGGAGGACGAAGATCATAGCAATCACAATGAggctgaagatgaagagatggatgaagaagctgcaCGGATAACTGCCAGGCAGAGACGTTTAGAgaggcaaagaaagaaagaagaagaagtttctcCTATACCGCAAGAGATGTTAATCAAGTACATTCATTATGCAAGAACCAAGGTACATccaaaacttcatcaaatggatATGAACAAAGTGAGTCGAGTTTATGCAGATTTGAGGCGAGAGAGTATTTCGACGGGGTCGTTCCCGATCACAGTGCGTCATTTGGAATCGATACTGAGAATCGCGGAgtcatttgcaaagatgaGATTATCTGAATTCGTCTCTTCGTGGGATTTGGATAGGGCTATCAAAGTTGTTGTGGATTCCTTCGTTGACGCTCAAAAGATTAGTGTGCGCCGTCAACTACAAAGGTCGTTCGCTATATACACGTTGGGCCATCGACAAAACTCTTAG
- the NCL1 gene encoding tRNA (cytosine-C5-)-methyltransferase (similar to Saccharomyces cerevisiae NCL1 (YBL024W); ancestral locus Anc_8.171) — MGRRNFKKGKKTFGARDDSRAQKHWSELVRENEKWEKYYKDLALFPQDQWDQFKTVCQSPLPLTFRVTGSRKHAQEVLQMFKERHLPNLTNVEFEGETLKAPLELPWYPDHLAWQLDVPKTVIRKNEQFAKTQRFLVVENAVGNISRQEAVSMIPPIVLEVEPHHTVLDMCAAPGSKTAQMIEALHKDTDEPTGFVVANDADSKRSHMLVHQLKRLNSANLMVVNHDAQFFPRIKSSAADDSSKANVLKFDRVLCDVPCSGDGTMRKNVNVWRDWTPQGGLGLHTVQFNILNRGLHLLKNKGRLVYSTCSMNPIENEAVVAEALRKWGDKIRLVSCEDKLPGLVRSKGVSQWPVIDRNMTPREKGDEGTHDSWFPPTEEEAAKFNLENCIRVYPHQQNTGGFFITVFEKIAEDSDSTKRLGSETPAAQEPEQKKIKTTETAAPVEKKEKLPRDANEEPFVFIDPYHEALKTCWSFYGIDEKFDKKSCLVRNATGEPSRVVYTVCSALKDIIQANEDRLKIIYSGVKLFVSQRSDIECSWRIQSEALPIMKHHMTSNRIVKTNLELLKILLVESFPKFDDMKAQGVDDHFVEKMNELSSGCAFIEVEREGDDKESLFLPVWKGNRCVNLMVCKEDTHELLYRIFNIETSAKDNSKDNTQKKEETPSTEANDEKQ; from the coding sequence ATGGGtagaagaaatttcaagaaaggtaaaAAAACTTTCGGTGCTCGTGATGATTCTAGAGCTCAAAAGCATTGGTCAGAACTCGTTAGAGAAAATGAGAAATGGGAAAAATACTATAAAGACCTCGCATTATTCCCACAGGATCAATGGGATCAATTTAAAACCGTTTGCCAAAGTCCATTGCCCTTGACTTTCAGAGTTACAGGCTCCAGAAAACATGCGCAGGAAGTCTTGCAAATGTTTAAGGAAAGACATTTACCAAACTTGACGAATGTCGaatttgaaggtgaaactttgaaagctcCATTGGAGTTGCCATGGTATCCAGATCACCTGGCTTGGCAATTGGATGTTCCGAAGACTGTTATTCGTAAAAATGAGCAATTCGCCAAGACTCAAAGATTCCTGGTTGTCGAAAACGCCGTGGGCAATATCTCTAGACAAGAAGCAGTCTCTATGATCCCTCCAATTGTGCTAGAAGTCGAGCCTCATCATACAGTGCTAGATATGTGTGCTGCCCCAGGTTCAAAGACCGCTCAAATGATTGAAGCTCTACATAAAGATACCGATGAGCCAACAGGGTTTGTTGTTGCCAATGACGCAGACTCAAAGAGATCTCATATGTTGgttcatcaattgaagaggttAAACAGTGCGAATTTGATGGTGGTCAATCACGATGCCCAATTTTTCCCAAGAATCAAAAGTTCAGCAGCAGACGATAGCAGCAAGGCAAACGTCctcaaatttgatagagTTCTTTGTGATGTTCCATGTTCAGGTGACGGTACGATGAGAAAGAACGTTAACGTGTGGAGAGATTGGACCCCACAAGGTGGGTTAGGTCTGCACACCGTGCAATTCAACATCTTGAACAGAGGTTTGCAtctattgaaaaataagGGTAGACTGGTCTACTCTACTTGTTCGATGAatccaattgaaaatgaagCTGTTGTCGCAGAAGCATTGAGAAAATGGGGTGATAAGATCAGATTGGTCAGTTGTGAGGATAAGTTGCCAGGTCTTGTGAGATCCAAGGGTGTATCTCAATGGCCAGTGATCGACAGGAATATGACTCCAAGAGAAAAGGGTGATGAAGGCACACATGATAGTTGGTTCCCACCTACTGAAGAGGAAGCTGCcaagttcaatttggaaaacTGTATCAGAGTTTACCCACACCAACAAAACACTggtggtttcttcatcactgtctttgaaaaaattgcTGAAGATTCCGATTCGACAAAGAGACTAGGCTCTGAGACTCCAGCTGCTCAAGAACcagaacaaaagaagatcaagacCACCGAGACCGCCGCTCCAGtcgagaagaaagaaaaattgcCTCGTGATGCCAATGAAGAACCGTTCGTTTTTATTGACCCGTACCACGAAGCTCTAAAGACTTGTTGGAGTTTCTACGGGATTGAcgagaaatttgataagAAATCTTGTCTAGTGCGTAATGCCACTGGTGAACCATCAAGAGTCGTTTACACAGTTTGttcagctttgaaagacatTATTCAAGCTAATGAAGACAGATTGAAAATCATCTATTCCGGTGTTAAACTATTCGTCTCTCAAAGAAGCGATATCGAGTGTTCTTGGAGAATTCAGAGCGAAGCTCTACCAATTATGAAGCACCACATGACCTCCAATAGGATTGTCAAGACCAATTTAGAGCTACTCAAAATCCTCTTGGTTGAATCTTTCccaaaatttgatgatatgaAGGCCCAAGGTGTCGATGAtcattttgttgaaaagatgaatgaATTGAGTTCCGGTTGCGCGTTTATTGAAGTCGAGAGAGAAGGCGACGATAAGGAAAGTTTGTTCTTGCCCGTGTGGAAAGGTAACAGATGCGTTAATCTGATGGTTTGCAAAGAGGATACACACGAGTTGCTTTACAGAATCTTTAACATAGAAACTTCGGCCAAGGATAATTCAAAGGATAATACccaaaagaaggaagagactCCATCTACTGAAGCAAACGACGAAAAGCAATAG